A region from the Clavibacter sp. A6099 genome encodes:
- a CDS encoding TetR/AcrR family transcriptional regulator — protein MDTPAAAPRPRVGRPVDRSGDAAILAAALDLVAERDYDGMALDEVAARTGRAKTTIYRRWATKEDLVLAAIRSVGRPPEAEALPDTGSLRDDLLAVVDSGWLGGPDRRAAVFAGLAPAMRGSERLARAIRSEVTDPYVEVYGRLLRRAVERGEAPARSDAAVAVLAEVVPAMSTQRLAAGRGPVRRAFFVQVIDEVLLPALGVPDAAG, from the coding sequence CCGCCCGGTCGACCGCTCGGGCGACGCCGCGATCCTCGCCGCCGCCCTCGACCTCGTCGCCGAGCGGGACTACGACGGCATGGCCCTCGACGAGGTCGCCGCGCGCACCGGCCGCGCGAAGACCACGATCTACCGGCGCTGGGCGACGAAGGAGGATCTCGTGCTCGCCGCGATCCGCAGCGTCGGCCGCCCGCCGGAGGCCGAGGCCCTGCCCGACACCGGATCCCTGCGCGACGACCTCCTCGCCGTCGTCGACTCGGGCTGGCTCGGCGGCCCCGACCGGCGCGCGGCAGTGTTCGCCGGCCTCGCGCCCGCGATGCGCGGCTCGGAGCGCCTGGCGCGGGCGATCCGCTCCGAGGTCACGGATCCGTACGTCGAGGTCTACGGCCGCCTGCTGCGCCGCGCCGTCGAGCGGGGCGAGGCGCCCGCGCGGTCGGACGCCGCCGTCGCCGTGCTCGCCGAGGTCGTCCCCGCCATGAGCACGCAGCGCCTGGCGGCCGGGCGCGGCCCGGTGCGGCGCGCGTTCTTCGTGCAGGTGATCGACGAGGTGCTGCTCCCGGCCCTCGGCGTCCCGGATGCCGCCGGATAG
- a CDS encoding GNAT family N-acetyltransferase: MQIRPATDVDWPRIFPFYRAIVDAGRTYALPAGQSLEEARPNWMAEAPARTLVAVDDDGTVLGSAKAGPNRPGRGAHVATGSFLVDPAHGGRGVGRALGEHVIAWARAEGYRAIQFNAVVETNHAAVHLWRSLGFRIVGTVPAAFDHADHGLVGLHVMHLPLD, translated from the coding sequence ATGCAGATCCGCCCCGCGACGGACGTCGACTGGCCCCGCATCTTCCCCTTCTACCGGGCGATCGTCGACGCCGGCCGCACCTACGCGCTCCCGGCCGGGCAGTCGCTCGAGGAGGCGCGGCCGAACTGGATGGCCGAGGCGCCGGCCCGCACCCTCGTGGCGGTGGACGACGACGGCACGGTGCTCGGATCCGCCAAGGCCGGACCCAACCGCCCGGGTCGCGGTGCCCATGTCGCCACCGGGTCGTTCCTCGTGGATCCCGCGCACGGCGGCCGGGGCGTGGGTCGCGCGCTCGGCGAGCACGTGATCGCGTGGGCGCGCGCGGAGGGCTACCGGGCGATCCAGTTCAATGCGGTCGTGGAGACGAACCACGCGGCCGTGCACCTGTGGCGGTCGCTCGGCTTCCGGATCGTCGGCACCGTGCCCGCGGCCTTCGACCACGCGGATCACGGGCTCGTCGGCCTGCACGTGATGCACCTGCCGCTCGACTGA